A genomic stretch from Juglans microcarpa x Juglans regia isolate MS1-56 chromosome 3S, Jm3101_v1.0, whole genome shotgun sequence includes:
- the LOC121258256 gene encoding auxin response factor 17-like isoform X1, producing the protein MSPRDPTPATNLRRLDPKLWRACAGNSVHIPTVHSMVYYFPQGHVEQSSSRPNFLSPLVLSKSLILCRITAVEFLADPITDEVFAKLLLQPIDPQLSSAFSGSSQFIEASRNQPDRNEGAGEEDKVVSFSKILTPSDANNGGGFSVPRFCADSIFPPLNYQAEPPVQTLSVTDVHGVVWDFRHIYRGTPRRHLLTTGWSKFVNHKKLVAGDSVVFMRNPGGQMFVGVRRAVRSSNGDSSGRYSLPTGGTTRVTPEEDNACGREGRFSRSGRGRLLAEAVAEAAELAAKGMPFEVVYYPSAAWSEFVVKAEAVEGALSVFWTTGMRVKMAMETEDSSRMTWFQGTVSGASVPDSGPWRGSPWRMLQVTWDEPGVLPNAKGVSPWQVEYISPTSPLHTAFPPAKKFRAPQNSGLLTNGEGDLFPITGFTNSLLNYNTFPAGMQGARQNLFRESGLSNLGENNIYTDNSYGNNMVPKLKTVSTELNIGSSQSEKLSPDSQSSVLSFGTELIGTQCCSSTKVGAGCFQLFGKIIHMKQPVESGFDDSGCTEDDGIKGYNETEPLNNPLDLSLTYTKLLDRLDVQCKRASAVGACTL; encoded by the exons ATGTCGCCTCGGGATCCTACTCCTGCAACCAATCTCCGCCGTCTCGACCCCAAACTATGGCGCGCATGCGCTGGAAACTCCGTCCACATCCCCACTGTCCACTCCATGGTTTACTACTTCCCCCAAGGCCATGTGGAGCAGTCCTCCTCTCGTCCGAACTTCCTTTCCCCTCTCGTCCTGTCCAAGTCCCTCATTCTCTGTCGGATTACCGCCGTCGAGTTTCTTGCAGATCCGATCACCGACGAGGTCTTCGCgaaacttcttcttcaacctatTGACCCCCAACTGTCATCCGCCTTCTCCGGCTCCTCTCAGTTTATCGAAGCTTCTAGGAACCAGCCCGACCGAAACGAGGGCGccggagaagaagataaggtcGTATCCTTCTCTAAGATTCTCACGCCATCCGATGCCAACAACGGCGGCGGGTTTTCCGTCCCGAGGTTCTGCGCCGACTCGATCTTCCCTCCGCTCAACTACCAGGCGGAGCCGCCGGTCCAGACGTTGTCGGTCACCGACGTTCACGGCGTGGTCTGGGACTTCCGGCACATTTATCGTGGCACTCCGAGGCGCCACTTGCTCACTACTGGTTGGAGCAAGTTCGTGAACCACAAGAAGCTAGTCGCCGGCGACTCCGTGGTTTTCATGAGGAACCCTGGGGGCCAGATGTTCGTCGGGGTCCGCCGAGCCGTACGTTCAAGCAATGGAGATTCCAGCGGCAGATATAGCTTGCCGACGGGCGGAACAACGAGAGTAACGCCGGAGGAGGATAATGCCTGTGGCAGAGAGGGCCGGTTCTCGAGGAGCGGGAGGGGCAGGCTATTGGCGGAGGCAGTGGCGGAGGCAGCGGAGTTGGCGGCGAAGGGGATGCCGTTCGAGGTGGTGTATTATCCGAGTGCAGCGTGGTCGGAGTTTGTGGTGAAGGCAGAGGCAGTGGAAGGAGCCCTGAGCGTGTTTTGGACCACGGGCATGAGAGTGAAGATGGCAATGGAGACCGAGGATTCATCGAGGATGACTTGGTTTCAAGGAACGGTTTCGGGGGCTTCGGTCCCGGACAGCGGGCCTTGGCGGGGTTCTCCCTGGCGCATGCTTCAG GTCACATGGGATGAACCTGGAGTCCTGCCGAATGCCAAGGGAGTGAGTCCTTGGCAAGTTGAATATATTTCACCAACATCGCCACTCCATACTGCATTtcctcctgcaaagaaattcaGAGCCCCTCAGAATTCTGGGCTTCTAACTAATGGAGAGGGGGACCTTTTCCCCATCACAGGATTTACAAATTCATTGTTGAATTATAACACTTTTCCTGCTGGCATGCAGGGAGCCAGGCAAAATCTATTTAGAGAATCAGGTTTATCAAACTTAGGTGAAAACAATATTTACACTGATAATTCCTATGGAAACAATATGGTGCCAAAGTTGAAAACTGTTTCCACCGAGCTGAATATTGGCAGTTCACAGTCTGAAAAGCTATCACCTGATAGCCAGAGTAGTGTGCTCTCCTTCGGCACGGAATTAATTGGAACCCAGTGCTGTAGCTCAACAAAAGTTGGTGCTGGTTGCTTTCAGTTGTTTGGTAAGATCATTCATATGAAGCAGCCTGTTGAAAGTGGTTTTGATGACAGTGGCTGTACAGAAGATGATGGCATCAAAGGGTACAATGAAACTGAACCCTTAAACAACCCACTGGATCTTTCTTTGACTTACACGAAACTGCTTGACAGGCTTGATGTGCAATGTAAGAGAGCCTCGGCTGTTGGGGCATGCACTTTGTAG
- the LOC121258256 gene encoding auxin response factor 17-like isoform X2, whose amino-acid sequence MSPRDPTPATNLRRLDPKLWRACAGNSVHIPTVHSMVYYFPQGHVEQSSSRPNFLSPLVLSKSLILCRITAVEFLADPITDEVFAKLLLQPIDPQLSSAFSGSSQFIEASRNQPDRNEGAGEEDKVVSFSKILTPSDANNGGGFSVPRFCADSIFPPLNYQAEPPVQTLSVTDVHGVVWDFRHIYRGTPRRHLLTTGWSKFVNHKKLVAGDSVVFMRNPGGQMFVGVRRAVRSSNGDSSGRYSLPTGGTTRVTPEEDNACGREGRFSRSGRGRLLAEAVAEAAELAAKGMPFEVVYYPSAAWSEFVVKAEAVEGALSVFWTTGMRVKMAMETEDSSRMTWFQGTVSGASVPDSGPWRGSPWRMLQVTWDEPGVLPNAKGVSPWQVEYISPTSPLHTAFPPAKKFRAPQNSGLLTNGEGDLFPITGFTNSLLNYNTFPAGMQGARQNLFRESGLSNLGENNIYTDNSYGNNMVPKLKTVSTELNIGSSQSEKLSPDSQSSVLSFGTELIGTQCCSSTKVGAGCFQLFGKIIHMKQPVESGFDDSGCTEDDGIKGLDVQCKRASAVGACTL is encoded by the exons ATGTCGCCTCGGGATCCTACTCCTGCAACCAATCTCCGCCGTCTCGACCCCAAACTATGGCGCGCATGCGCTGGAAACTCCGTCCACATCCCCACTGTCCACTCCATGGTTTACTACTTCCCCCAAGGCCATGTGGAGCAGTCCTCCTCTCGTCCGAACTTCCTTTCCCCTCTCGTCCTGTCCAAGTCCCTCATTCTCTGTCGGATTACCGCCGTCGAGTTTCTTGCAGATCCGATCACCGACGAGGTCTTCGCgaaacttcttcttcaacctatTGACCCCCAACTGTCATCCGCCTTCTCCGGCTCCTCTCAGTTTATCGAAGCTTCTAGGAACCAGCCCGACCGAAACGAGGGCGccggagaagaagataaggtcGTATCCTTCTCTAAGATTCTCACGCCATCCGATGCCAACAACGGCGGCGGGTTTTCCGTCCCGAGGTTCTGCGCCGACTCGATCTTCCCTCCGCTCAACTACCAGGCGGAGCCGCCGGTCCAGACGTTGTCGGTCACCGACGTTCACGGCGTGGTCTGGGACTTCCGGCACATTTATCGTGGCACTCCGAGGCGCCACTTGCTCACTACTGGTTGGAGCAAGTTCGTGAACCACAAGAAGCTAGTCGCCGGCGACTCCGTGGTTTTCATGAGGAACCCTGGGGGCCAGATGTTCGTCGGGGTCCGCCGAGCCGTACGTTCAAGCAATGGAGATTCCAGCGGCAGATATAGCTTGCCGACGGGCGGAACAACGAGAGTAACGCCGGAGGAGGATAATGCCTGTGGCAGAGAGGGCCGGTTCTCGAGGAGCGGGAGGGGCAGGCTATTGGCGGAGGCAGTGGCGGAGGCAGCGGAGTTGGCGGCGAAGGGGATGCCGTTCGAGGTGGTGTATTATCCGAGTGCAGCGTGGTCGGAGTTTGTGGTGAAGGCAGAGGCAGTGGAAGGAGCCCTGAGCGTGTTTTGGACCACGGGCATGAGAGTGAAGATGGCAATGGAGACCGAGGATTCATCGAGGATGACTTGGTTTCAAGGAACGGTTTCGGGGGCTTCGGTCCCGGACAGCGGGCCTTGGCGGGGTTCTCCCTGGCGCATGCTTCAG GTCACATGGGATGAACCTGGAGTCCTGCCGAATGCCAAGGGAGTGAGTCCTTGGCAAGTTGAATATATTTCACCAACATCGCCACTCCATACTGCATTtcctcctgcaaagaaattcaGAGCCCCTCAGAATTCTGGGCTTCTAACTAATGGAGAGGGGGACCTTTTCCCCATCACAGGATTTACAAATTCATTGTTGAATTATAACACTTTTCCTGCTGGCATGCAGGGAGCCAGGCAAAATCTATTTAGAGAATCAGGTTTATCAAACTTAGGTGAAAACAATATTTACACTGATAATTCCTATGGAAACAATATGGTGCCAAAGTTGAAAACTGTTTCCACCGAGCTGAATATTGGCAGTTCACAGTCTGAAAAGCTATCACCTGATAGCCAGAGTAGTGTGCTCTCCTTCGGCACGGAATTAATTGGAACCCAGTGCTGTAGCTCAACAAAAGTTGGTGCTGGTTGCTTTCAGTTGTTTGGTAAGATCATTCATATGAAGCAGCCTGTTGAAAGTGGTTTTGATGACAGTGGCTGTACAGAAGATGATGGCATCAAAGG GCTTGATGTGCAATGTAAGAGAGCCTCGGCTGTTGGGGCATGCACTTTGTAG
- the LOC121257877 gene encoding uncharacterized protein LOC121257877, which yields MSLNNGMRSCARLLMSSEAFMSKSAKRGFHSTEVKRMGGHGHDEPYYLHAKHMYNLDRMKYQKLTMSLAVFTAVSIGVAVPVFAVVFQQGKTASA from the exons ATGTCATTGAACAATGGAATGAGGTCCTGTGCAAGGTTGTTGATGTCCTCGGAAGCATTTATGTCAAAATCAG CAAAGAGAGGGTTCCACTCAACCGAGGTGAAGAGAATGGGGGGACATGGTCACGATGAACCTTACTATCTGCATGCCAAACACATGTATAACTTGGATAGGATGAAATATCAGAAGTTGACAATGAGCCTTGCAGTGTTCACTGCCGTGAGCATTGGTGTGGCTGTTCCGGTCTTTGCTGTTGTATTCCAGCAAGGGAAAACAGCTTCTGCTTGA